A genomic stretch from Aminobacter aminovorans includes:
- a CDS encoding DUF2007 domain-containing protein: MIELIRTNDAVIISFVEALLRDAGIGSFTADENMSVLDGSIGILPRRIMIDADDADEARQLLTDAGIEHEIRRK; this comes from the coding sequence ATGATCGAACTCATCCGCACCAACGACGCCGTCATCATCTCCTTCGTCGAGGCACTGCTGCGCGACGCCGGCATCGGCAGCTTCACCGCCGACGAGAACATGAGCGTGCTCGACGGTTCGATCGGCATCCTGCCGCGCCGCATCATGATCGACGCCGACGACGCCGACGAAGCGCGGCAATTACTGACCGACGCCGGCATCGAGCACGAAATCCGCCGGAAGTGA
- a CDS encoding glycosyltransferase: MLSVLIETRDDEEGLARTLASLVGGAVEGVVREVIVCDLGSTDQTHYVAEHAGCAYLAKGGIQAGIAQARSDWLLLLEPGARLAEGWTEDAVRHISRLAIAARFTRSRASNRPFWERVTSRPRALEQGLVITRKQAAVLGRNGADAEGIARGLAMKTLDAEIVVAQR, translated from the coding sequence ATGCTGAGCGTTCTGATCGAGACCAGGGACGACGAGGAGGGGTTGGCGCGCACGCTGGCCTCGCTGGTCGGCGGCGCTGTCGAGGGTGTCGTGCGCGAAGTGATCGTCTGCGACCTCGGTTCTACCGACCAGACCCACTATGTCGCCGAGCATGCCGGCTGCGCCTATCTCGCCAAGGGCGGTATCCAGGCGGGCATCGCGCAGGCCAGGAGCGATTGGCTGCTGCTGCTCGAGCCGGGTGCTCGTCTGGCCGAGGGCTGGACCGAAGACGCGGTGCGCCACATCAGCCGACTGGCGATTGCGGCGCGTTTCACCCGGTCGCGGGCGAGCAACCGGCCATTCTGGGAACGGGTCACATCGCGGCCACGCGCTCTGGAGCAGGGTCTGGTGATCACCAGGAAGCAGGCAGCTGTTCTGGGCCGCAATGGCGCGGACGCCGAAGGCATCGCGCGCGGGCTAGCCATGAAGACGCTCGACGCGGAAATCGTCGTCGCGCAGCGCTAG
- a CDS encoding ribonuclease HII, whose translation MARPRSDSPPLFEFIDKPDFAFETKAILGGLWPCAGLDEAGRGPLAGPVVAAAVVLDPGNIPSGLDDSKRLTAAQRDALFDDVLRKALGVAVASVSADSIDRSDIRKASLEAMRRALAGLPMAAKSALADGRDVPPGLSCTCRALVKGDQRSQSIAAASIVAKVTRDRMMWVCGSNDNRYGFEVHMGYATARHRAAIIEHGASLRLHRISFAPFRD comes from the coding sequence ATGGCTCGCCCGCGCTCCGATTCTCCGCCCCTCTTCGAATTCATCGACAAGCCCGACTTCGCCTTCGAAACGAAAGCGATATTGGGCGGCCTGTGGCCATGCGCCGGCCTTGACGAAGCCGGACGCGGACCGCTCGCCGGGCCGGTTGTCGCAGCCGCCGTCGTTCTCGACCCCGGCAATATCCCTTCGGGGCTGGATGATTCCAAGCGCCTCACGGCTGCCCAGCGCGACGCGCTGTTCGACGACGTGCTGCGCAAGGCGCTGGGCGTCGCCGTGGCCTCCGTCTCGGCCGACAGCATCGACCGCAGCGACATCCGCAAGGCGAGCCTCGAGGCGATGCGTCGCGCACTGGCGGGCCTGCCTATGGCCGCCAAATCGGCCCTTGCCGACGGCCGTGACGTGCCGCCCGGTCTGAGCTGCACCTGCCGTGCTTTGGTCAAGGGCGACCAGCGCTCGCAATCCATCGCCGCAGCTTCGATCGTTGCCAAGGTCACGCGCGACCGCATGATGTGGGTCTGCGGCTCAAACGACAACCGCTACGGCTTCGAAGTCCATATGGGCTACGCCACCGCTCGCCACCGGGCGGCGATCATCGAGCACGGTGCATCGCTTCGCCTGCACCGCATTTCCTTCGCCCCGTTCAGGGACTAG
- a CDS encoding glycine--tRNA ligase subunit alpha, whose translation MTNTMPAHMHPSRSFQGLILTLHNYWAEHGCIILQPYDMEVGAGTFHPATTLRALGPKRWNAAYVQPSRRPKDGRYGENPNRLQHYYQYQVILKPNPSNLQELYLGSLKAIGIDPLVHDIRFVEDDWESPTLGAWGLGWECWCDGMEVSQFTYFQQVCGIECAPVAGELTYGLERLAMYVQGVDNVYDLNFNGLEGDDKVSYGDVFLQAEQEYSRHNFEHANTAMLLKHFEDAEAECKALLAAGAPAEGGNLTQHKMVFPAYDQCIKASHVFNLLDARGVISVTERQSYILRVRNLSKACGEAFLLTEAGGLAA comes from the coding sequence GTGACCAACACCATGCCCGCCCACATGCACCCCAGCCGCTCGTTCCAGGGCCTGATCCTAACGCTGCACAACTACTGGGCCGAACACGGTTGCATCATCCTGCAGCCCTACGACATGGAAGTGGGCGCGGGCACGTTCCACCCGGCAACGACGTTGCGGGCGCTCGGACCCAAGCGCTGGAACGCCGCCTATGTACAGCCTTCACGCCGCCCCAAGGACGGCCGCTACGGCGAGAACCCGAACCGGCTGCAGCATTATTACCAGTACCAGGTCATCCTGAAGCCCAACCCGTCCAATCTTCAGGAACTCTATCTCGGCTCGCTCAAGGCGATCGGCATCGATCCGCTTGTCCATGATATCCGCTTCGTCGAGGACGATTGGGAGAGCCCGACGCTGGGCGCCTGGGGCCTCGGCTGGGAGTGCTGGTGCGACGGCATGGAAGTGTCGCAGTTCACCTATTTCCAGCAGGTCTGCGGCATCGAATGCGCGCCCGTCGCCGGCGAGCTGACCTACGGCCTCGAACGCCTGGCGATGTATGTGCAGGGCGTCGACAATGTCTACGACCTCAACTTCAACGGCCTCGAAGGCGACGACAAGGTCAGCTATGGCGATGTCTTCCTGCAGGCCGAGCAGGAATATTCCAGGCACAATTTCGAGCATGCCAATACCGCGATGCTGCTCAAGCATTTCGAGGATGCCGAAGCCGAGTGCAAAGCGCTGCTCGCTGCCGGTGCGCCTGCGGAAGGCGGCAATCTGACCCAGCACAAGATGGTGTTTCCGGCCTATGATCAGTGCATCAAGGCGAGCCACGTCTTCAACCTGCTCGATGCGCGCGGGGTGATCTCGGTCACCGAACGCCAGAGCTATATCCTGCGCGTCCGCAACCTGTCCAAGGCTTGCGGCGAAGCATTTCTGCTAACGGAAGCCGGCGGTTTGGCCGCTTGA
- a CDS encoding tRNA1(Val) (adenine(37)-N6)-methyltransferase gives MTAAPPPAKQLDLPPHTVDAFHRGDFWLVQPSGSGHRAGMDALMLAAAVPGAFAGRLADFGAGAGAAGLAVASRCRQAKVLLVELSIEMARFAEATLAHPGNASLRDRASVLVADVGLSGKARAEAGLADASIDFVIMNPPFNPAHHRPTPDALKRQAHVMEDGLFESWLRTASAMVKPRGGLAIIARPEQLAAILAALDGRFGKAEIVPVHPRADTAAIRVIVRAVRASRAPLTLCPPLVLRDPGDSFSQRADDISNGRTSLFGD, from the coding sequence GTGACAGCCGCGCCGCCGCCCGCAAAACAGCTCGACTTGCCACCCCATACGGTGGATGCATTCCATCGCGGCGACTTCTGGCTGGTGCAGCCCAGCGGCAGCGGCCACCGCGCCGGTATGGATGCGCTGATGCTGGCCGCCGCAGTGCCCGGCGCGTTCGCCGGGAGACTTGCCGATTTCGGCGCCGGTGCCGGTGCCGCCGGCCTTGCGGTTGCTTCGCGCTGCAGGCAGGCCAAGGTGCTACTTGTCGAGCTCAGCATAGAGATGGCGCGCTTCGCCGAGGCCACTCTCGCCCATCCCGGCAATGCCTCGCTACGCGACCGCGCCTCCGTGCTCGTCGCCGATGTCGGCCTTTCGGGCAAGGCACGCGCCGAGGCCGGCTTGGCCGACGCCTCAATCGACTTCGTCATCATGAACCCGCCCTTCAATCCGGCGCATCACCGGCCGACACCGGACGCGCTGAAGCGACAGGCGCATGTCATGGAGGACGGGCTGTTCGAAAGCTGGCTCAGGACCGCCTCGGCCATGGTCAAGCCGCGTGGCGGTCTGGCCATCATCGCCCGGCCGGAGCAGCTTGCGGCAATCCTCGCAGCCCTCGACGGCCGCTTCGGCAAGGCTGAGATCGTGCCGGTGCATCCACGCGCCGACACTGCTGCTATCCGCGTCATAGTGCGCGCCGTTCGTGCCTCGCGGGCGCCGCTTACGCTCTGCCCGCCGCTGGTCCTGCGCGATCCAGGCGACAGCTTCTCGCAACGCGCCGACGACATAAGCAACGGCCGCACGTCGCTTTTCGGTGATTGA
- a CDS encoding 4-(cytidine 5'-diphospho)-2-C-methyl-D-erythritol kinase has protein sequence MTFNSVPLAELAPAKINLALHVTGRRHDGYHLLESLVVFAELGDRITVAAAAEESFVVDGPFATDVPVDGGNLVLKARDALRTAFPQHTTQPVAIALEKNLPVASGIGGGSSDAAAALRALSRLWRLPADASELARLALPLGADLPMCLAGHPLIARGIGEQLDPVRHFPCLPMVLVNPGIAVATPSVFQALKRRENPPLAPLDSADTVLDWLTISRNDLEPPAISVEPSIAEVLAALRSSGASFARMSGSGATCFGIFDGNAAAARAAAAISAEHPGWFSAATTTRT, from the coding sequence GTGACCTTCAACAGCGTCCCGCTCGCCGAACTCGCCCCGGCCAAGATCAATCTGGCGCTGCATGTCACCGGCCGGCGCCATGACGGCTATCATCTGCTCGAAAGCCTCGTCGTCTTCGCCGAACTCGGTGACCGCATTACGGTCGCAGCGGCGGCCGAGGAAAGCTTCGTCGTTGACGGCCCCTTCGCCACCGACGTGCCGGTCGACGGCGGCAATCTGGTACTCAAGGCCCGCGACGCGCTGCGTACTGCCTTTCCTCAACACACGACACAGCCGGTCGCCATAGCGCTGGAAAAAAACCTGCCGGTCGCCTCGGGCATCGGCGGCGGTTCGAGCGATGCGGCCGCCGCTTTGCGCGCACTGAGTCGCCTCTGGCGCCTGCCGGCCGATGCCTCCGAACTGGCCCGCCTCGCTTTGCCGCTCGGCGCCGACCTGCCGATGTGCCTGGCCGGGCATCCGCTGATCGCCCGCGGCATCGGCGAGCAACTCGACCCGGTCCGGCATTTTCCCTGCCTGCCGATGGTGCTGGTCAATCCTGGCATCGCAGTGGCGACACCGAGCGTTTTCCAGGCGCTGAAGCGGCGCGAAAATCCGCCGCTTGCCCCCCTCGACAGCGCCGACACCGTGCTCGACTGGCTGACCATTAGCCGCAACGACCTTGAACCTCCGGCGATCTCGGTCGAGCCCTCTATTGCCGAGGTGCTGGCGGCACTTCGCAGCTCCGGCGCCTCTTTCGCCCGCATGTCGGGATCGGGTGCCACCTGCTTCGGCATTTTTGACGGCAACGCTGCCGCCGCGCGCGCGGCAGCGGCAATCTCGGCAGAGCATCCCGGCTGGTTCAGTGCCGCCACAACGACCCGGACCTAG
- a CDS encoding PA0069 family radical SAM protein, with protein MEPIARADIAAFKGGGAGMANAMIEESGLRINHERRRGRGAGVNPSGRYEPVSRHVFDDGWSTIEELPPFKTEVQVEKPRTIITRNESPDISFDRSINPYRGCEHGCVYCFARPTHSYMGLSAGLDFESKLFAKPDAARLLDRELSKDGYQPRTIAIGTNTDPYQPIEKHWRIMREVLEVLEARNHPVGIVTKSAMVTRDIDILSRMAAKGLAKVALSVTTLDRMLARTMEPRAATPTKRLEAIRQLSDAGIPVSVMVAPIIPGLTDQEIERILDSAKAAGATSAGYVILRLPLEVSPIFKDWLLRHYPDSYRHVLSLIRSMRDGKDYDSEWGKRMKGKGPYAWQIGRRFEIAAQRLGLNSVRTPLRTDLFEAGPKDQLQLTLL; from the coding sequence ATGGAACCCATCGCACGGGCCGATATTGCCGCTTTCAAGGGTGGCGGGGCGGGAATGGCCAATGCCATGATCGAGGAAAGCGGCCTGCGCATCAACCATGAGCGCAGGCGCGGCCGCGGTGCCGGCGTCAACCCGTCAGGGCGTTACGAACCGGTCAGCCGCCATGTCTTCGACGACGGCTGGAGCACCATCGAGGAGCTGCCGCCGTTCAAGACCGAGGTTCAGGTCGAAAAGCCGCGCACCATCATCACCCGCAACGAATCGCCCGACATCTCCTTCGACCGTTCGATCAATCCCTATCGCGGCTGCGAGCATGGCTGCGTCTATTGTTTCGCCCGTCCCACCCACAGCTATATGGGCTTGTCGGCTGGGCTCGATTTCGAATCCAAGCTGTTCGCCAAGCCTGACGCGGCACGGCTGCTCGACCGAGAACTGTCCAAGGACGGCTACCAACCGCGCACGATCGCCATCGGCACCAACACAGACCCCTACCAGCCGATCGAGAAGCATTGGCGCATCATGCGCGAGGTGCTCGAGGTGCTGGAAGCACGCAATCACCCTGTCGGCATCGTCACCAAGTCGGCCATGGTTACGCGCGACATAGACATCCTCAGCCGCATGGCCGCGAAGGGCCTTGCCAAGGTGGCGCTGTCGGTGACGACCCTCGACCGCATGCTGGCGCGGACCATGGAGCCGCGGGCAGCAACGCCTACCAAGCGCCTCGAGGCTATCAGGCAGCTCTCAGATGCCGGCATCCCGGTCTCGGTGATGGTGGCACCGATCATCCCCGGGCTCACCGACCAGGAGATCGAGCGCATCCTCGACTCGGCCAAGGCCGCCGGTGCCACCAGCGCCGGCTATGTCATCCTGCGTCTGCCGCTCGAAGTCAGCCCGATCTTCAAGGACTGGCTGCTCCGCCACTATCCCGACAGCTATCGCCACGTGCTGTCACTGATCCGCTCGATGCGCGACGGCAAGGACTATGATTCGGAGTGGGGCAAGCGCATGAAGGGCAAGGGTCCCTATGCCTGGCAGATCGGCCGACGCTTCGAGATCGCGGCCCAGCGCCTCGGCCTCAACTCGGTGCGCACGCCGCTGAGGACCGACCTTTTCGAGGCCGGCCCCAAGGACCAGTTGCAGCTGACGCTGCTTTGA
- a CDS encoding F0F1 ATP synthase subunit B, protein MDATFWATVALVIFVGVVLYLKVPGMLSKSLDERAERIRAELEDARKLREEAQQLLAEYQRKRKEAEKEAADIVDMAKREAGLLAEEAHKKTEEYVARRTALAELKIGQAERDAVNEVRANAVDLAVEAARQIFAGKADAKTNADLFKGSVQELKAKLN, encoded by the coding sequence ATGGACGCAACATTCTGGGCCACAGTCGCTCTCGTCATCTTCGTCGGCGTCGTCCTGTACCTGAAGGTGCCGGGCATGCTCTCGAAGTCGCTCGACGAGCGCGCCGAACGCATCCGCGCCGAACTTGAAGACGCACGCAAGCTTCGTGAAGAAGCCCAGCAGCTGCTCGCCGAGTATCAGCGCAAGCGCAAGGAAGCTGAGAAAGAGGCCGCCGACATCGTCGATATGGCCAAGCGCGAAGCCGGCCTTCTCGCCGAAGAAGCTCACAAGAAGACCGAAGAGTATGTTGCTCGTCGGACCGCACTTGCCGAACTCAAGATCGGTCAGGCTGAACGCGACGCCGTCAACGAAGTTCGCGCCAACGCTGTCGATCTCGCGGTCGAAGCAGCTCGCCAGATCTTCGCCGGCAAGGCCGACGCCAAGACCAACGCCGACCTGTTCAAGGGCTCGGTGCAGGAACTGAAGGCCAAGCTCAACTAA
- a CDS encoding S49 family peptidase, with protein sequence MKKLFRRLLPRSMRGGEIVIPVIRLQGTIMSGGSQLRPTLSLASTAGLIEKAFSISSAPAVAISINSPGGSPVQSRLIFKRIRDLAAEKNKKVLVFVEDVAASGGYMIAIAGDEIFADPSSIVGSIGVVSASFGFTDLIKKIGVERRVYTAGANKATLDPFQPEKAEDVERLKKLQLEVHDTFIDMVKERRHGKLKDDPDLFTGLFWSGKKGLELGLVDALGDMRTVLKDRYGAKAELKLITAPRGLFGRRLGLGSSALGFTPEAAGAVATGLVDAAEERALWSRFGL encoded by the coding sequence GTGAAGAAGCTCTTCCGCCGCCTGCTGCCGAGATCGATGCGAGGCGGCGAGATCGTCATCCCCGTCATCAGGCTGCAAGGTACGATCATGTCGGGCGGCAGCCAGTTGCGGCCGACACTTTCGCTGGCATCGACTGCGGGGCTGATCGAAAAGGCCTTCTCGATTTCGAGCGCGCCCGCCGTCGCCATCTCGATCAATTCGCCCGGCGGCTCGCCGGTGCAGTCGCGCCTGATCTTCAAGCGCATCCGCGACCTTGCCGCCGAGAAGAACAAGAAAGTGCTGGTCTTCGTCGAGGACGTCGCGGCATCAGGCGGCTATATGATCGCCATTGCCGGCGACGAAATCTTCGCAGACCCATCCTCCATCGTCGGTTCGATCGGCGTGGTATCGGCCTCCTTCGGCTTCACCGACCTGATCAAGAAGATCGGCGTCGAGCGTCGCGTCTATACCGCAGGCGCCAACAAGGCGACGCTCGATCCGTTCCAGCCGGAGAAGGCCGAAGACGTCGAGCGACTGAAGAAGCTTCAGCTCGAAGTGCACGACACCTTCATCGACATGGTCAAGGAGCGCCGCCACGGCAAGCTGAAGGACGACCCCGACCTGTTCACCGGTCTGTTCTGGTCTGGCAAGAAGGGCCTCGAACTCGGTCTCGTCGATGCGCTCGGCGACATGCGCACGGTGCTCAAGGACCGCTATGGCGCCAAGGCCGAGCTCAAGCTCATCACGGCACCGCGCGGCCTGTTCGGCCGCAGGCTCGGCCTCGGCTCGTCCGCCCTGGGCTTCACGCCCGAAGCTGCCGGCGCCGTCGCCACCGGCCTGGTGGATGCGGCGGAAGAACGCGCTTTGTGGAGCCGGTTCGGCCTTTGA
- a CDS encoding polyprenyl synthetase family protein, translating into MGVVLNIEKGKRDAASIKDLIDLTSADMGRVNELILSKAGSDVEMIPEVANHLISSGGKRLRPMLTLAAAQMFGYSGENHVRLATSVEFMHTATLLHDDVVDESDLRRGKKTARTIWGNQASVLVGDFLLGQAFRMMVEVGSLEALDILSSAASIIAEGEVMQLAAAKNLETTEDEHFAVIKAKTAALFSAAAEVGPVIAGASKNDKAALRSYGMNLGLAFQLIDDALDYGGSSKDLGKNVGDDFREGKVTLPVILSYRRGTAAERAFWKSAIEDGATDDAALEKAVGLMVRHGAIADTIGRASHFGEIARDALAPLEQTPQKSALIDVIDFCISRVV; encoded by the coding sequence TTGGGTGTCGTTCTCAACATCGAGAAGGGAAAGCGGGACGCTGCGTCGATCAAGGACCTGATCGACCTGACTTCCGCCGACATGGGTCGGGTCAACGAGCTGATCCTGTCGAAGGCCGGCTCTGACGTCGAGATGATCCCCGAGGTGGCCAACCACCTCATCTCCTCCGGTGGCAAACGCCTGCGTCCGATGCTGACGCTGGCTGCCGCCCAGATGTTCGGCTACTCCGGCGAAAACCATGTCAGGCTCGCGACCTCCGTCGAGTTCATGCACACCGCGACGCTGTTGCATGACGACGTCGTCGACGAAAGCGACCTGCGGCGCGGCAAGAAGACGGCGCGCACCATCTGGGGCAACCAGGCGAGCGTTCTCGTCGGCGATTTCCTGCTCGGCCAGGCCTTCCGCATGATGGTCGAAGTCGGTTCGCTCGAAGCGCTCGACATCCTGTCGTCGGCGGCCTCGATCATCGCCGAGGGCGAGGTGATGCAGCTTGCTGCCGCCAAGAACCTCGAAACAACCGAGGACGAGCACTTCGCCGTCATCAAGGCAAAGACCGCCGCCCTGTTCTCGGCTGCTGCCGAAGTCGGCCCGGTCATTGCCGGCGCGTCGAAGAACGACAAGGCAGCACTCCGTTCCTATGGCATGAATCTCGGCCTTGCCTTCCAGCTCATCGACGATGCGCTCGACTATGGTGGTTCCAGCAAGGACCTCGGCAAGAATGTCGGCGACGACTTCCGCGAGGGCAAGGTCACGCTGCCGGTGATTCTGAGCTATCGCCGCGGCACCGCTGCCGAACGCGCATTCTGGAAGAGCGCGATCGAGGACGGCGCAACCGACGATGCCGCACTGGAAAAGGCTGTCGGCCTGATGGTCAGGCACGGCGCAATCGCCGACACGATCGGCCGCGCCAGCCATTTCGGGGAAATCGCCCGCGATGCACTGGCACCGCTCGAGCAGACGCCGCAGAAGTCGGCCCTTATCGACGTCATCGATTTCTGCATCAGCCGCGTCGTTTGA
- a CDS encoding tetratricopeptide repeat protein: MRQRRAIWLLGLAALASFTALTQPGYAKQLTEPVEISSFSGAYLAARTAEADDDLDSAIGYYKRALAFDPEDAALQQSLMLALIAQGRFDESLPYAEMLKTVPDVERFSRLALAVDTFRKKDYEGAEKWLKLALESDLDRLITGVMTAWAKQGEGKAGDGLQFLDKLEGPEWYELFKTYHRALIAEASGQKDKADEIYRATIDNLGAGSAAPETWMRAAESYAGFLARTGKKAEALAILDRADEFAPGKLPIASLRDKITKGDKISPLVANPQDGAAEILLNLSTALNRGGGEPFVRLYLQYALALKPESDELLVQLAAIAEQQQNGEEAIALYRRVPAASPLKRLSELQLGLNLADLKRHDEAIKHLKALVDANPDDMRGYLALGGVYAATDNYRAAADVYDKAVSVLKTPTNTNWNVFYQRGIAYERLKEWPKAEPNFRQALKLFPNQPQVLNYLGYSWVDMDMNLEEGLGMIKQAADLRPSDGYIIDSLGWAYYRLGKFEDAVRELERAVSLKPDDPVLNDHLGDAYWRVGRKLEATFQWSHARDMKPEPKILADVEQKLAKGLPELPEKPTALEAPAKPISVQPTAPAPDSQKKSELETPAVEPEAQVIPAAYKVQRGQSLWSIANDVLGNGDRYREILDLNPQLRGDPARLAPGQELQLPGK; this comes from the coding sequence ATGCGGCAGCGACGCGCGATCTGGCTGTTGGGCCTTGCGGCTCTGGCGAGCTTCACCGCCTTGACCCAGCCCGGATATGCCAAACAGCTCACCGAACCGGTCGAGATCAGTTCGTTTTCCGGCGCCTATCTCGCGGCCCGCACCGCCGAGGCCGACGACGACCTGGACAGCGCCATCGGCTATTACAAGCGTGCCTTGGCCTTCGATCCCGAAGACGCAGCCTTGCAGCAGAGCCTGATGCTGGCGCTGATTGCGCAAGGTCGCTTCGATGAATCGCTGCCTTATGCCGAGATGCTGAAGACGGTTCCCGATGTGGAGCGCTTCTCGCGCCTGGCGCTGGCCGTCGATACCTTCCGCAAGAAGGATTACGAAGGCGCGGAGAAATGGCTCAAGCTTGCGCTTGAGTCCGACCTCGACCGCCTGATCACCGGCGTCATGACAGCCTGGGCCAAGCAGGGCGAGGGCAAGGCCGGCGACGGCCTGCAGTTCCTCGACAAGCTCGAAGGTCCCGAATGGTACGAGTTGTTCAAGACCTACCACCGCGCCCTGATTGCCGAGGCGTCCGGCCAGAAGGACAAGGCGGACGAGATCTATCGCGCCACCATCGACAATCTCGGCGCCGGCAGTGCTGCCCCTGAAACCTGGATGCGCGCCGCCGAATCCTATGCTGGTTTCCTGGCGCGTACGGGCAAGAAGGCCGAGGCGCTGGCCATTCTCGACCGCGCCGACGAGTTCGCTCCCGGCAAATTGCCGATCGCATCCCTGCGCGACAAGATCACCAAGGGCGACAAGATCAGCCCTCTGGTGGCCAACCCGCAGGATGGTGCGGCCGAAATCCTGCTCAACCTGTCGACCGCGCTGAATCGCGGCGGCGGCGAACCTTTCGTCAGGCTCTATCTGCAGTACGCGCTTGCGCTGAAGCCGGAGAGCGACGAGCTTCTGGTGCAGCTCGCGGCGATTGCCGAACAGCAGCAGAACGGCGAAGAGGCGATCGCGCTTTACCGCCGCGTGCCTGCGGCCTCGCCGCTCAAGCGGCTGTCGGAACTTCAGCTCGGCCTCAATCTTGCCGATCTGAAGCGCCACGACGAGGCGATCAAGCATCTGAAGGCGCTGGTCGATGCCAATCCCGACGACATGCGCGGCTATCTAGCGCTGGGCGGCGTCTATGCTGCGACTGACAATTACCGCGCCGCCGCCGATGTCTATGACAAGGCGGTCAGCGTGCTGAAGACGCCAACCAACACCAACTGGAACGTCTTCTACCAGCGCGGCATTGCCTATGAGCGGCTGAAAGAATGGCCAAAGGCCGAGCCGAACTTCCGTCAGGCGCTGAAGCTGTTTCCCAACCAGCCGCAGGTCCTGAACTATCTCGGCTATTCCTGGGTCGATATGGACATGAATCTCGAGGAAGGTCTCGGGATGATCAAGCAGGCGGCCGATCTGCGCCCGAGCGACGGCTACATCATCGATTCGCTGGGCTGGGCCTATTATCGACTCGGCAAGTTCGAGGATGCGGTGCGCGAGCTCGAGCGCGCAGTGTCGCTGAAGCCTGACGATCCGGTGCTGAACGACCATCTCGGCGATGCCTACTGGCGTGTCGGGCGCAAGCTCGAAGCGACATTCCAGTGGAGCCATGCCCGCGACATGAAGCCGGAGCCGAAGATTCTGGCCGATGTCGAACAGAAGCTTGCCAAGGGCCTGCCGGAACTGCCGGAGAAGCCGACCGCGCTGGAAGCGCCGGCCAAGCCGATCTCGGTCCAGCCGACGGCTCCCGCGCCGGACAGCCAGAAGAAGAGCGAGCTGGAAACGCCGGCGGTTGAGCCGGAAGCCCAGGTGATCCCGGCCGCCTACAAGGTGCAGCGCGGACAATCGCTGTGGTCGATCGCCAACGACGTGCTCGGCAATGGCGACCGCTATCGCGAGATCCTCGATCTCAACCCGCAGCTGCGCGGCGATCCCGCGCGGTTGGCACCGGGTCAGGAACTTCAGCTGCCGGGCAAGTGA
- the moaB gene encoding molybdenum cofactor biosynthesis protein B — protein MASEPRTSDPRPFVPVRIAVLTVSDTRTLAEDRSGQTLADRITEAGHVLKARHIVTDDKDKIRDQVTAWTLDAEIDVIITTGGTGFTGRDVTPDALEPIFEKRMDGFSEVFHRISYDKIGTSTIQSRATGGVLNATFVFVLPGSPGACRDAWDGILKAQLDYRHMPCNFVEIMPRLDEHLRRGGARSS, from the coding sequence ATGGCAAGTGAGCCCCGGACAAGTGATCCCCGCCCCTTCGTCCCCGTCCGCATCGCCGTGCTGACCGTCTCCGACACCCGCACCCTGGCCGAGGACAGATCTGGCCAGACGCTTGCCGACCGCATCACTGAAGCGGGCCACGTGCTCAAGGCACGTCACATCGTCACCGACGACAAGGACAAGATCCGCGACCAGGTCACCGCCTGGACGCTCGATGCCGAGATCGACGTGATCATCACCACTGGAGGGACCGGCTTCACCGGCCGTGACGTCACCCCCGACGCGCTGGAGCCGATCTTCGAAAAGCGCATGGACGGCTTCTCTGAAGTGTTCCACCGCATTTCCTATGACAAGATCGGGACGTCGACGATCCAGTCTCGCGCTACCGGCGGCGTGCTCAACGCCACCTTCGTGTTCGTGCTGCCGGGATCGCCAGGCGCTTGCCGCGACGCCTGGGACGGCATCCTCAAGGCGCAGCTCGACTACCGCCACATGCCGTGCAATTTCGTGGAGATCATGCCGCGGCTCGACGAGCACCTCAGGCGCGGCGGCGCCAGGTCCAGCTGA
- a CDS encoding DUF4180 domain-containing protein, protein MTQIVEIGKSRILRFSQDGAALRTPAEANDFISEAWSSEADFLAIPLERLGPDFLKLSSGVAGEVFQKFVNYGLGCAIIGDITQALEGSGALRDFVRETNKGRSIWFVADFAELDVRLGTSRFQSQQG, encoded by the coding sequence ATGACCCAGATCGTCGAAATCGGTAAATCCCGGATACTCCGTTTCAGCCAGGACGGTGCGGCACTGCGCACGCCTGCCGAAGCCAATGACTTCATCAGCGAGGCATGGTCGAGCGAAGCTGATTTCCTCGCCATCCCCTTGGAAAGGCTTGGCCCGGATTTTCTCAAGCTCAGCAGCGGCGTTGCTGGCGAGGTGTTTCAGAAGTTCGTGAATTATGGCCTCGGCTGCGCGATCATCGGGGACATCACGCAGGCGCTGGAAGGCAGTGGCGCGCTGCGTGACTTCGTGCGTGAAACGAACAAGGGCAGGTCGATCTGGTTCGTTGCGGATTTCGCCGAACTTGACGTCAGGCTCGGGACGTCGCGGTTTCAGAGCCAGCAGGGTTAG